A single Apodemus sylvaticus chromosome 20, mApoSyl1.1, whole genome shotgun sequence DNA region contains:
- the LOC127671205 gene encoding olfactory receptor 6C6-like encodes MKNQSVEIVFILLGLTDDPQLQILIFLFLFFNYILSMMGNLVIILLTLLDPHLKTPMYFFLRNFSFLEMAFTTACIPRFLMSILTGDKTISYNACAAQLFFFFLSLITEFYLLAAMSYDRYVAICRPLHYPIIMNSKVCHLLVLSSWVTGFLVIFPPLLLGLKLDFCASKTIDHFLCDTSPVLQLSCTDTHFIELMAFALAVMTLIITLVLVILSYTLIIKTILKFPSAQQRRKAFSTCSSHMVVVSITYGSCIFMYMKTSAKERVTLNKGVAVLNTSVAPLLNPFIYTLRNQQVKEAFKHVLHRMRYSQNSELRFRPE; translated from the coding sequence atgaaGAACCAATCTGTGGAGATTGTGTTCATTTTGCTTGGACTGACAGATGACCCTCAGCTCCAAATTctgattttcctgtttctgtttttcaaTTACATCTTGAGCATGATGGGGAACTTAGTGATCATTCTCCTCACCCTCCTGGATCCCCACCTAAAGACTCCAATGTACTTTTTCCTCCGGAATTTCTCCTTCTTGGAAATGGCATTCACAACTGCCTGCATTCCACGATTCTTAATGAGCATTCTCACTGGAGACAAAACAATTTCCTACAATGCTTGTGCGGCTCAattattcttcttttttctctcactAATCACAGAGTTCTACCTCCTGGCTGCCATGTCCTATGATCGCTATGTAGCCATCTGCAGACCACTGCACTACCCCATCATCATGAATAGCAAAGTGTGTCACCTACTGGTCCTCAGCTCCTGGGTGACTGGGTTCTTAGTCATCTTTCCCCCTTTGCTCTTAGGGCTCAAACTGGATTTCTGTGCTTCCAAAACAATAGACCACTTCCTGTGTGACACTTCTCCTGTGCTGCAGCTGtcttgcacagacacacatttcaTAGAATTGATGGCTTTTGCTTTAGCTGTCATGACACTTATCATCACCTTGGTCTTAGTGATTCTCTCCTACACACTCATCATCAAAACCATCCTAAAGTTCCCTTCAGCTCAACAGCGGAGAAAGGCCTTTTCCACCTGCTCCTCACACATGGTTGTTGTCTCCATTACTTATGGGAGTTGTATCTTCATGTACATGAAAACATCAGCCAAGGAGAGAGTGACCTTAAATAAAGGTGTAGCTGTGCTCAACACCTCTGTGGCCCCTTTGCTAAACCCTTTCATTTACACCCTAAGGAACCAGCAGGTGAAGGAAGCTTTCAAACATGTGCTTCACAGAATGCGTTATTCCCAAAACAGTGAATTAAGATTTAGACCTGAATAG